A genomic segment from Actinomadura hallensis encodes:
- a CDS encoding DUF6191 domain-containing protein — MKFPFRRRKRVKGRAMGAMGRRPEPAEPEIVEWPREGTGRSSLMGAIRGDGETGAGFGGGMFEDLASAFEGSKKVKFEEQERQRVLRQDDHEQTGSGAVRDDLDSGRIRIRRTRPPAE; from the coding sequence GTGAAGTTCCCCTTTCGCCGCCGCAAGCGCGTCAAGGGCCGTGCCATGGGCGCCATGGGCAGGCGCCCGGAGCCGGCCGAGCCGGAGATCGTGGAATGGCCCCGCGAGGGGACGGGCAGGTCGTCCCTGATGGGCGCCATCCGCGGCGACGGCGAGACCGGCGCCGGCTTCGGCGGCGGCATGTTCGAAGACCTCGCCTCCGCGTTCGAGGGGTCGAAGAAGGTCAAGTTCGAGGAGCAGGAGCGGCAGCGCGTCCTGCGGCAGGACGACCACGAGCAGACCGGCTCGGGCGCCGTCCGCGACGACCTGGACTCCGGAAGGATCCGCATCCGGCGCACCAGGCCGCCCGCCGAATAG
- a CDS encoding pyridoxamine 5'-phosphate oxidase family protein translates to MSASGAAAEPEPSTPTGSLESGSVEPVAERPYMPGYGIVGPDEGSGLLPWSWAVERLRASRNFWLCTVRPDGRPHAMPVWGAWSGEALLFSSSVPSRKMVNLRANPRVVVTTEEAENPVVIEGIAEVLTEQRDFQRFIDLVNSKYATRYRVDFLDPEVNATVAVRPQQAFGLRQGDFTGSPTRWSFKT, encoded by the coding sequence ATGTCGGCTTCCGGCGCCGCCGCGGAACCGGAGCCCAGCACGCCCACCGGCTCCTTGGAGTCCGGCTCCGTCGAGCCGGTCGCGGAACGGCCGTACATGCCCGGGTACGGCATCGTCGGGCCGGACGAGGGCAGCGGGCTGCTGCCGTGGTCCTGGGCCGTGGAGCGGCTGCGGGCCTCCCGCAACTTCTGGCTCTGCACGGTCCGCCCGGACGGGCGCCCGCACGCCATGCCGGTGTGGGGTGCCTGGTCCGGTGAGGCCCTGCTGTTCAGCAGCAGCGTCCCGTCCCGCAAGATGGTGAACCTGCGCGCGAACCCGCGGGTCGTGGTGACCACCGAGGAGGCGGAGAACCCGGTGGTCATCGAGGGGATCGCCGAGGTGCTCACCGAGCAAAGGGACTTCCAGCGCTTCATCGACCTCGTCAATTCGAAGTACGCGACCAGATATCGTGTGGACTTCCTGGACCCAGAGGTGAACGCGACCGTCGCGGTGCGGCCTCAGCAGGCGTTCGGGCTCCGCCAGGGGGACTTCACCGGTTCTCCCACCCGGTGGTCCTTCAAGACCTGA